A window from Setaria italica strain Yugu1 chromosome VIII, Setaria_italica_v2.0, whole genome shotgun sequence encodes these proteins:
- the LOC106804478 gene encoding uncharacterized protein LOC106804478: MDSGAGTAVGEMFDEMPQEKRARIDAGAEDPPESSWAGLHADALGVVLRFLPCLADRARVRAVCRQWRDAARGRGVAPPLPLLVLPRFRFASLTPGGVLSAARRAWMPPGLDAGNACCVGSSDAWVVGAGQAGGECFIVNAFSHEVRRLPHLGTYDCSLRKVALSASPESAPDWIAVAFMIRWSRPELALWRPGMRSWRVCHHALFAGHIDIAFYQGKLYMLWKFTPCLFAFELGDDEHGVTISRMKDCFIEKLLPTTLGSTHELSCNMVEWHGRLLLIIRYYGGYQARHRVKVKVFVMDLSTNPSVLTEIHSFGSDCIFIGSGGCKSFPAGQHGGVEGDLIYFGPDHYNPHDAFVYSMRDGRTGPIFKPLPCVTHASERNLGFPVWLFPKE; this comes from the exons ATGGAttccggcgccggcaccgccgtCG GCGAgatgttcgacgaaatgccccAAGAGAAGAGGGCGAGGATTGACGCGGGCGCCGAGGACCCGCCGGAGTCGTCGTGGGCGGGCCTCCACGCGGACGCCCTGGGCGTCGTGCTCCGCTTCCTCCCCTGCCTCGCCGACCGCGCCAGGGTGCGTGCCGTGTGCCGCCAGTGGCGCgacgccgcgcgcggccgcggcgtggccccgccgctgccgctgctggtgctCCCCAGGTTCAGGTTCGCGAGCCTGACCCCCGGCGGCGTGCTGtcggccgcgcggcgcgcctGGATGCCACCGGGGCTGGACGCCGGCAACGCCTGCTGCGTGGGGTCCTCTGACGCGTGGGTCGTGGGCGCCgggcaggccggcggcgagtgCTTCATTGTGAACGCCTTCTCCCACGAGGTGCGCCGTCTACCGCACCTGGGCACCTACGACTGCTCGCTGCGCAAAGTGGCGCTCTCCGCTTCGCCTGAGTCGGCACCCGACTGGATTGCGGTTGCCTTCATGATCCGCTGGTCCAGGCCTGAACTGGCGCTCTGGAGACCCGGGATGAGGTCATGGCGCGTTTGCCATCACGCTCTGTTCGCGGGGCACATCGATATCGCCTTCTACCAAGGGAAGCTATACATGCTCTGGAAGTTCACGCCGTGCCTCTTCGCCTTTGAGCTCGGTGATGATGAGCATGGTGTCACCATCTCTCGCATGAAGGATTGTTTCATCGAAAAGCTCCTCCCTACCACTCTTGGGTCCACCCATGAACTGAGCTGCAACATGGTGGAGTGGCATGGAAGACTGTTACTGATCATCAGATACTATGGTGGTTACCAAGCCAGGCACAGAGTTAAGGTCAAAGTGTTCGTGATGGACTTGAGCACGAACCCATCTGTACTCACTGAGATCCACAGCTTCGGCAGCGACTGCATCTTCATTGGCTCAGGCGGCTGCAAGTCCTTTCCTGCTGGTCAGCACGGTGGAGTTGAAGGTGACCTTATCTACTTCGGTCCTGATCATTACAACCCTCACGATGCATTTGTGTACAGCATGAGAGATGGTAGGACAGGGCCCATTTTTAAGCCATTACCTTGCGTCACTCATGCATCGGAGCGCAACCTCGGTTTCCCGGTGTGGTTGTTTCCTAAAGAATGA